The following proteins are encoded in a genomic region of Elusimicrobiota bacterium:
- a CDS encoding metallophosphoesterase, translating to MKILFVTDIHGNNGKYWQVLEVAREHGVDAVVNGGDMLPKGGANLHRAQKEFVEDFLNGYFAQYEKAGIYHLGYLGNDDLRVFDTSFEKVCSQHSHAVNLAQKRFELGTFEFIGMNWVVDYPFRLKDRCRKDQKEYAFQRQLGSGLISTKNGFEELGDWFAHAATLPTIEEELRSLPKPKNPRKAIYVIHMPPAGLGLDVCQSGEKVGSKAIHEFIKRTQPLLTLHGHIHESPECSGVWRAMVGKTVCVQPGQVGADSVSYALIDLDNLKIERPVDSFINRKFA from the coding sequence ATGAAGATTCTTTTTGTGACCGATATCCATGGGAACAATGGGAAGTATTGGCAGGTTTTAGAAGTGGCGAGGGAGCATGGGGTTGACGCAGTGGTAAACGGTGGTGATATGCTGCCGAAAGGGGGTGCCAACCTGCACCGCGCTCAAAAAGAATTTGTTGAGGACTTTTTGAATGGGTACTTTGCTCAATATGAGAAAGCGGGGATTTATCATCTGGGCTACTTGGGCAATGATGATTTAAGAGTTTTCGACACTTCTTTTGAGAAGGTATGCTCCCAGCATTCCCATGCGGTCAACTTAGCCCAGAAAAGATTTGAATTGGGGACTTTTGAATTTATCGGTATGAATTGGGTAGTGGACTACCCTTTTAGGCTCAAGGACCGATGCCGAAAAGATCAAAAAGAGTATGCATTCCAGCGGCAACTTGGCTCTGGGCTTATCTCGACAAAAAATGGTTTTGAAGAATTGGGCGATTGGTTTGCCCATGCGGCGACGTTGCCAACGATTGAAGAAGAACTGCGTTCGCTTCCTAAGCCCAAGAATCCTCGCAAAGCGATCTATGTGATCCACATGCCACCGGCTGGCTTGGGGTTGGATGTTTGTCAGTCTGGAGAAAAGGTCGGCTCAAAGGCGATTCATGAATTTATTAAAAGAACGCAGCCATTGCTTACTTTGCACGGCCATATTCATGAATCACCCGAGTGCAGCGGCGTGTGGCGCGCTATGGTAGGCAAAACCGTGTGCGTGCAGCCGGGGCAGGTAGGCGCGGATTCCGTAAGCTATGCGCTTATTGATCTTGACAACCTGAAGATCGAAAGACCCGTGGATTCGTTCATCAATAGAAAATTTGCGTGA
- a CDS encoding bifunctional nuclease family protein: MTTKIFSRLGAAVFLGALGFSALIAFSKEPDRLDQIEAKVVSVMPDAEGKGWLVILAPKTLDISNMAPRRKKKYKYPQKVLVIGVGMSEGTSIFYAVAKKTSIRPLTHELFSKFMNQAGVRLLSCLIHTVSGNTFFARLDWTLGDKKYSTDARPSDAMALALRSKAKIYVLRKVFEENGLDWPPDKDKFKDAPREGPL, translated from the coding sequence TTGACTACAAAGATATTCAGTAGGCTCGGGGCCGCGGTTTTTTTAGGCGCGCTCGGTTTCTCGGCCCTGATCGCCTTCTCCAAGGAACCGGATCGCTTGGACCAAATCGAAGCCAAAGTGGTGTCCGTGATGCCGGATGCCGAAGGCAAGGGTTGGCTGGTGATTTTAGCCCCTAAAACCTTGGATATTTCAAATATGGCGCCCCGCCGTAAGAAAAAATACAAATACCCTCAGAAAGTGCTGGTCATCGGCGTGGGCATGTCCGAAGGGACGTCGATTTTTTACGCCGTCGCCAAAAAAACATCGATCCGTCCCTTGACGCATGAACTCTTTTCCAAGTTCATGAATCAGGCCGGCGTCCGGCTTCTTTCTTGCCTGATTCATACGGTTTCCGGCAATACTTTTTTCGCCAGGCTCGATTGGACGCTGGGGGATAAAAAATACTCCACCGATGCCCGCCCTTCGGATGCCATGGCTCTGGCCTTAAGGTCAAAAGCCAAAATCTACGTTCTCAGGAAGGTCTTCGAGGAAAACGGCTTGGATTGGCCGCCGGATAAGGATAAATTCAAGGACGCGCCCCGCGAAGGGCCTCTTTAA
- a CDS encoding heavy metal-responsive transcriptional regulator, which yields MSESLTIGKVAKLGGVNIQTVHYYERRGILFPDDRRDSGYRLYNEEAVQKLRFIKNAQALGFTLKEIEGLLKLRVSHRARCGDVKRKAETKLRSVREKIASLKAMEKTLLGLVRTCRIKATTDRCPILRSLEIKDGKRSLPKGGSSR from the coding sequence ATGAGCGAATCATTAACCATCGGCAAGGTAGCTAAATTGGGAGGCGTCAATATCCAAACGGTGCATTACTATGAGCGCCGGGGGATTTTATTTCCAGATGACCGAAGGGATTCAGGATATAGGCTCTACAACGAGGAAGCTGTCCAGAAATTAAGGTTCATCAAAAATGCCCAGGCTCTGGGGTTTACCCTTAAAGAAATAGAAGGACTTTTGAAATTAAGGGTGAGCCACCGGGCCCGTTGTGGAGATGTCAAAAGGAAGGCTGAGACCAAGCTACGGAGCGTCAGAGAGAAAATAGCCAGCCTTAAAGCCATGGAGAAGACGCTGCTGGGCCTTGTTCGTACCTGTCGGATCAAGGCCACTACTGATCGTTGCCCTATTCTAAGGAGCTTGGAGATTAAAGACGGAAAAAGGTCGCTTCCCAAAGGGGGATCGTCAAGATGA
- a CDS encoding 4Fe-4S binding protein — protein MPAQMNPQRRAALVKGASKAKIKALVNLNACTGCEVCIAVCPVPTCIEKFGESPENWGVYVNYDICIGCMLCVKDCPWDTIRMVPTDSIKEHKTSLDSQLTHDHAIFSNPQVVEGELRTFVGKPPFNNPQVEQLFQKQNPQVPNLMGPK, from the coding sequence ATGCCGGCTCAAATGAACCCCCAGCGCCGCGCCGCTCTCGTTAAAGGGGCGTCCAAGGCGAAGATTAAAGCCCTGGTCAATCTCAACGCCTGCACCGGCTGCGAGGTCTGCATCGCGGTCTGCCCGGTGCCCACCTGCATCGAAAAATTCGGCGAATCACCGGAAAACTGGGGCGTTTATGTCAACTACGACATCTGTATTGGGTGCATGCTCTGCGTCAAAGACTGCCCGTGGGACACGATACGTATGGTTCCGACCGATTCAATCAAGGAACACAAAACAAGTTTAGACAGCCAACTCACCCACGATCACGCCATTTTCAGCAACCCCCAAGTTGTCGAGGGAGAACTGCGAACCTTCGTCGGGAAACCCCCATTTAACAACCCCCAGGTTGAGCAACTTTTCCAGAAACAAAACCCCCAAGTGCCCAACTTGATGGGGCCCAAGTAG
- a CDS encoding cation transporter yields the protein MKEKIASVGALASAALASVCCLGPIVLIGLGLGGVGLAAGLAKYRLFFLGLTAILLGSAFYMTYRKRKVACADGSCEFRSGSKTMKTVLWVIAILAVGTATFPDWSALFLSKHLAAASANAQTVHLSISGMSCTACALSIERSLKKVHGVESAFVDFEKAEAAVLVEPGTSTDDLLKAVSAAGDYTAKIKN from the coding sequence ATGAAAGAAAAAATTGCCAGCGTTGGAGCTTTGGCCTCGGCAGCCTTGGCCTCTGTCTGTTGCCTGGGGCCCATCGTGTTGATTGGCCTGGGCTTAGGCGGGGTTGGATTGGCGGCCGGCCTCGCAAAGTATCGCCTTTTCTTTTTAGGACTGACCGCTATTTTGCTGGGATCAGCGTTTTATATGACCTACAGAAAACGCAAGGTTGCTTGCGCGGATGGATCTTGCGAGTTCCGATCAGGGAGCAAAACAATGAAGACAGTCTTATGGGTTATTGCCATTTTGGCGGTGGGAACAGCTACATTTCCTGATTGGTCGGCGCTGTTTCTATCGAAGCATCTGGCTGCGGCAAGCGCCAATGCCCAAACAGTTCATCTTTCCATCTCCGGCATGAGTTGCACGGCCTGCGCCCTAAGCATTGAGCGTTCCTTGAAGAAGGTTCACGGGGTTGAATCCGCGTTCGTGGATTTCGAAAAGGCCGAAGCCGCGGTTCTTGTGGAGCCGGGCACTTCAACAGATGACTTGCTTAAAGCCGTGTCAGCCGCTGGCGATTACACGGCCAAGATCAAGAATTAG
- a CDS encoding nucleotidyl transferase AbiEii/AbiGii toxin family protein: protein MLRMIPHVSSESRFALKGGTAINFFLRDMPRLSVDIDLTYLPLEGREDSLKNIGQALKRIAVSIKKAMPGIKIQESVIKPLGQVAKLVVNDGKNQIKIEPNQIIRGTLFPCENHELSKKAEELFEISVSTTTLSEADIYGGKICAALDRQHPRDLFDIKILMDHEGITPEIQKAFVVYLSSHDRPMHEVIDPTRKDVRSIFENEFLEMTDERVTYEELVEIRENLVAHLKARLTDAERRFLISLKEGNPEWNFLGLEGIERLPAIQWKLQNIKKMDAAKHRESIAKLKAKLEM from the coding sequence ATGCTGCGCATGATTCCTCATGTTTCTTCCGAATCGCGCTTCGCTCTTAAAGGCGGGACGGCGATCAACTTTTTTCTTCGGGATATGCCAAGGCTCTCCGTAGATATTGATTTGACCTATCTTCCCCTTGAGGGACGTGAGGATTCCTTGAAAAATATCGGCCAAGCCCTTAAGCGTATCGCAGTTTCTATTAAAAAGGCGATGCCTGGGATCAAAATACAAGAAAGTGTTATTAAGCCATTGGGGCAGGTTGCCAAGCTCGTTGTTAACGATGGGAAAAATCAAATCAAAATTGAGCCGAATCAGATAATTCGTGGGACATTATTTCCATGTGAGAATCACGAGTTGTCAAAAAAAGCCGAGGAGCTTTTCGAGATTTCCGTTTCGACCACCACGCTTTCTGAAGCGGACATTTATGGAGGCAAAATTTGCGCGGCATTGGACCGCCAGCATCCTAGAGACCTTTTTGACATTAAAATCCTTATGGACCATGAGGGAATAACACCCGAAATCCAGAAAGCCTTTGTCGTTTACTTGTCTAGCCATGACCGGCCGATGCACGAAGTCATTGATCCCACGCGAAAGGATGTGAGATCTATTTTTGAAAACGAATTTTTAGAAATGACCGATGAGCGGGTAACTTATGAGGAGCTGGTTGAAATCCGTGAGAATCTGGTGGCTCACTTGAAAGCTCGATTGACGGACGCCGAGAGAAGATTTTTGATTTCCCTTAAAGAGGGCAACCCCGAATGGAATTTTCTTGGACTTGAAGGCATTGAGAGATTGCCCGCGATTCAGTGGAAGCTGCAAAATATTAAAAAGATGGACGCGGCCAAACACCGGGAATCTATCGCCAAGCTTAAAGCCAAGTTGGAGATGTAG
- a CDS encoding type IV toxin-antitoxin system AbiEi family antitoxin has protein sequence MTNWPNGTVSACSWLHQKGFGYDLINLYRKSNWLYSVGRGAVGRVGDQLDWTGGLYAIQEQLNLPIHLGGRTALEMRGYAHFVPLGKGRGVYLFGAPRTRLPSWFREYSWDVKVRYITTNLFPKETTLGLTKEDLGAYSVTISAPERAIMETLRLVPEQQSFEGAKLLFEGLTTLRPNLVQSLLEQCGSIKVKRLFMHLAEKSNHAWVAKVDQSQLDFGKGKRMIVRDGHLDSKYQITVPAVSKAEEGS, from the coding sequence TTGACCAATTGGCCCAATGGCACAGTTTCGGCCTGTTCTTGGCTCCACCAGAAGGGATTTGGTTACGACCTTATAAATCTCTATCGAAAGAGCAATTGGCTTTATTCCGTCGGCCGCGGGGCCGTCGGCCGCGTGGGGGACCAGTTGGATTGGACAGGCGGTCTTTACGCCATTCAGGAGCAGCTGAATTTGCCCATCCATCTTGGGGGAAGAACGGCTTTGGAAATGAGGGGTTATGCCCATTTCGTGCCTCTTGGAAAAGGTAGGGGGGTGTATTTGTTTGGGGCTCCCAGGACCCGGCTTCCTTCTTGGTTTCGTGAGTATAGCTGGGATGTTAAAGTTCGTTACATAACTACAAATCTTTTTCCCAAGGAAACAACCCTAGGGCTTACCAAAGAAGATTTGGGAGCGTATTCCGTAACCATATCCGCTCCGGAACGGGCCATAATGGAGACGCTTCGCCTCGTTCCTGAACAGCAATCCTTTGAGGGAGCCAAGCTTTTGTTTGAGGGTTTAACCACCCTGAGGCCCAATTTGGTTCAGAGTTTGTTGGAGCAGTGTGGCTCGATAAAGGTCAAGCGGCTTTTTATGCACTTGGCCGAGAAGTCTAACCATGCATGGGTGGCGAAGGTGGATCAGTCTCAATTGGATTTTGGAAAAGGAAAGCGCATGATCGTCAGAGACGGCCATTTGGATTCAAAGTATCAGATCACAGTTCCGGCGGTCAGTAAAGCGGAGGAGGGATCGTGA
- the nth gene encoding endonuclease III, whose protein sequence is MAKAAISNRQTRAILKRFDKLYPGAHYYLNFSNPLELLVAVVLSAQTRDQAVNAATPKLFARFKTAQDYARSTPEEIQRYIAGINFSNTKSKNIHKACAIIAQKHNGRVPQTMEALIELPGIGRKSANAVLINAFNKVIGVVVDTHVIRLANRLGFSKNTDPKKIEQDLMNILPKNYWVKITYFMKEHGRAVCRAPKALCGQCRLADLCPKVGVTSSRR, encoded by the coding sequence ATGGCGAAAGCGGCGATTTCGAATCGACAAACACGCGCCATCCTCAAGCGCTTCGACAAGCTTTACCCCGGCGCCCATTATTATCTGAATTTTTCAAATCCGCTTGAGCTGTTGGTTGCGGTGGTTCTGTCGGCGCAAACCCGCGACCAGGCGGTCAATGCGGCCACCCCTAAGCTCTTCGCCCGGTTTAAAACCGCCCAAGACTACGCGCGTTCGACGCCCGAAGAAATTCAACGCTATATCGCCGGCATTAATTTCTCAAACACAAAATCCAAAAATATTCACAAAGCCTGCGCGATCATTGCGCAAAAACATAACGGACGGGTGCCGCAGACCATGGAAGCGCTGATCGAACTGCCCGGCATCGGCAGAAAAAGCGCCAACGCCGTCTTGATCAATGCCTTCAACAAAGTCATCGGGGTTGTGGTGGACACGCATGTGATCCGGCTGGCCAATCGCCTGGGCTTTTCCAAAAACACGGACCCCAAAAAAATCGAACAGGACTTAATGAACATCCTGCCAAAAAACTACTGGGTTAAAATCACCTATTTCATGAAGGAGCACGGCCGCGCCGTCTGCCGCGCGCCCAAAGCGCTATGCGGTCAATGCCGGCTGGCGGATTTGTGCCCGAAAGTCGGCGTCACTTCTTCCCGGCGGTAG
- a CDS encoding helix-turn-helix transcriptional regulator, translated as MKRKKQENQFDPDVRKAIESDPEYAAEYFEELMQRPLPVQIALLRKYLGMTQEQLAKALHLKQTHISRLENVDSDHLLSLYKRAAEKMGAHLAVVPENMTLVSKDYLQKFHSAHL; from the coding sequence ATGAAAAGAAAAAAGCAGGAAAACCAATTTGATCCAGACGTGCGTAAAGCCATTGAATCGGACCCCGAATATGCTGCCGAGTATTTCGAGGAGCTTATGCAGCGCCCTCTTCCTGTCCAGATCGCGCTTTTACGCAAATATTTGGGTATGACCCAGGAGCAGTTGGCCAAGGCACTTCATCTTAAGCAAACTCATATTTCTAGGCTTGAGAATGTGGATTCTGACCACCTTTTAAGCTTGTATAAGCGGGCCGCTGAAAAGATGGGCGCTCATCTGGCCGTGGTTCCAGAGAATATGACCCTGGTGTCCAAAGACTATCTCCAGAAATTTCATTCGGCGCATCTTTGA
- a CDS encoding DUF4433 domain-containing protein, which yields MAFQIRELYYITHIDNLPSIVAEGILSHELVLSKGLRYTPVYDEQIIAGRRERTAGGRNLLSFANLYFQARNAMLYRVLYEKSPNDIVVLGISRDILRRPDIFISDGGLGSPQSSVLPPQEGLKNIDSLRKELDSEYWKPEDGSKRKMMAECLVPDLVPPDLINTIYVASHEAAEKVRSMSLPDRLAIVPQMPLFFEPTRKMSLANNLFLVEGDMFFSKLQTMTISVNCVGIMGKGLASRAKYQFSDVYVFYQDACRSGRLQMGKPCIYKRENSLDSELADEPRPVVNGNGVTWFLLFATKNHWKELGDFEGIKRGLVWLRENYKKEGIKSLAMPALGCGLGGLDWKDVGPAICRFLVDLDIPVWIYLPTERKIPDAQLTREFLLK from the coding sequence ATGGCTTTTCAAATTAGAGAGCTTTATTACATTACTCATATTGATAATCTTCCCAGCATTGTGGCGGAGGGGATTTTGTCTCATGAGTTAGTGCTATCTAAAGGCCTTCGATATACACCGGTCTATGACGAACAAATTATCGCCGGACGACGGGAGCGGACTGCGGGTGGCCGTAATCTTCTGAGCTTTGCGAATCTTTATTTTCAAGCAAGAAACGCCATGCTGTACCGGGTTCTTTATGAAAAATCGCCCAATGATATTGTGGTTTTAGGAATTAGCAGGGATATCTTAAGGCGACCTGATATTTTCATTTCAGACGGGGGGTTAGGAAGTCCGCAATCAAGCGTTCTGCCTCCTCAAGAAGGGTTGAAAAATATTGATTCATTGCGCAAAGAACTTGACAGCGAGTATTGGAAACCTGAGGACGGCTCTAAAAGAAAGATGATGGCCGAGTGTCTGGTGCCAGACCTCGTGCCACCCGATCTGATCAATACAATTTACGTGGCAAGCCATGAGGCAGCCGAAAAGGTTAGATCCATGTCTCTGCCGGACAGGCTCGCGATTGTTCCTCAGATGCCTCTATTTTTTGAGCCAACTCGCAAGATGAGCCTTGCTAATAATTTATTTTTAGTTGAAGGCGATATGTTCTTTTCTAAGTTGCAGACAATGACGATCAGCGTTAATTGCGTGGGTATTATGGGCAAGGGGCTTGCCTCTAGGGCCAAATATCAATTTTCTGATGTGTATGTGTTTTACCAGGATGCGTGTCGAAGCGGTAGGTTACAAATGGGCAAGCCCTGTATTTATAAGCGAGAGAATTCACTGGATAGTGAATTGGCCGATGAACCGCGCCCGGTGGTCAATGGCAATGGAGTTACCTGGTTTTTACTTTTTGCTACTAAAAACCATTGGAAAGAGCTTGGAGATTTTGAAGGTATCAAAAGAGGGCTCGTTTGGTTGCGAGAAAATTATAAGAAAGAGGGCATCAAATCTTTGGCGATGCCAGCGTTGGGTTGTGGATTAGGCGGTTTGGATTGGAAAGACGTGGGCCCAGCGATTTGCCGTTTTCTGGTTGATCTGGATATTCCGGTTTGGATTTATTTGCCAACAGAGAGAAAGATTCCCGATGCCCAGCTTACCAGGGAATTCTTGTTGAAATAG
- a CDS encoding SDR family NAD(P)-dependent oxidoreductase, with translation MKIENSVIAITGAGRGMGRAYASCFAKAGARLSLCARTAADLESAAQEAVKRSSLGRDAVLTQILDITDRQGAVQWIRETVRRFGRIDVLINNAGLLGARAPLYDYPEDVWKSVMDANVNGLFWVTKACLKETMLKQGSGLIVNISSGVGRVGKPNWGAYAASKFALEGINQVLANELREKGIISIAFNPEGTRTKMRADAYPQEDPETLKTPEQLAEVLAKFIPRLTINDSGKSFDYKDIQ, from the coding sequence ATGAAAATTGAAAATTCGGTTATAGCAATTACCGGCGCGGGCCGAGGCATGGGCCGCGCTTATGCTTCCTGCTTCGCCAAGGCGGGCGCGCGGCTTAGCCTTTGCGCCAGAACCGCCGCCGACCTTGAGTCCGCGGCTCAAGAAGCCGTCAAGCGTTCTTCCCTTGGCCGCGACGCTGTTTTAACCCAAATCCTTGATATCACCGATCGCCAAGGCGCCGTCCAATGGATTCGCGAAACCGTCCGCCGCTTTGGGCGCATCGATGTTTTGATCAATAACGCCGGGCTCTTGGGCGCGCGCGCCCCGCTTTACGATTACCCGGAGGATGTTTGGAAAAGCGTGATGGACGCCAATGTGAACGGCCTTTTTTGGGTGACCAAAGCCTGTTTAAAAGAAACCATGCTCAAGCAAGGATCCGGTTTAATCGTCAATATTTCAAGCGGGGTCGGCCGCGTTGGTAAGCCCAATTGGGGCGCTTATGCCGCGAGTAAATTCGCTTTGGAAGGCATAAATCAGGTATTGGCCAATGAACTTCGGGAGAAAGGCATTATTTCCATCGCGTTTAATCCCGAAGGAACGCGCACGAAAATGCGCGCCGACGCTTACCCGCAGGAAGACCCTGAAACCTTGAAGACGCCGGAACAATTGGCCGAGGTTCTGGCCAAATTCATCCCGCGCCTTACCATCAATGATTCGGGAAAATCCTTTGACTACAAAGATATTCAGTAG
- a CDS encoding CDP-alcohol phosphatidyltransferase family protein produces MRANLPNQLTLSRVFLGLLFCFFVLQGGLVYLSLAALTVVAAFISDLLDGHLARRWRVVSHFGICFDPVVDKVFVLSAFAALVALPKSNLPVFPLILIMMRELLVLGLRVILLVSSSGLLPAERFGKIKAAIQFSLILAVNLALLGGAPPKTHEHLGTAFWLVGFLTVISGIPYFWKNREALRRAWASSTKKQN; encoded by the coding sequence ATGAGGGCGAACCTGCCCAATCAGCTCACCCTAAGCCGCGTTTTTTTAGGCCTCTTGTTTTGTTTTTTTGTGTTGCAAGGCGGGCTTGTCTATCTGTCGCTGGCCGCCTTGACCGTGGTGGCTGCTTTCATTTCCGATTTGCTCGATGGGCATCTCGCGCGGCGCTGGAGAGTCGTGTCTCATTTCGGGATTTGTTTCGATCCGGTTGTGGATAAAGTGTTCGTCTTATCGGCCTTTGCGGCTTTGGTGGCGTTGCCTAAATCGAATTTGCCTGTTTTTCCATTGATTTTGATCATGATGCGGGAGCTGTTGGTTTTGGGGTTGAGGGTGATTCTGTTGGTGTCTTCGAGCGGATTGCTGCCGGCGGAGCGTTTCGGAAAAATAAAGGCCGCGATTCAATTCAGCCTGATTCTGGCGGTGAACCTGGCTTTGCTGGGCGGCGCGCCGCCCAAGACGCACGAGCATTTGGGGACGGCCTTTTGGTTGGTCGGTTTTTTGACGGTGATCAGCGGCATCCCTTACTTTTGGAAAAATCGCGAGGCGCTTCGGCGCGCCTGGGCCTCGTCAACAAAAAAACAAAATTGA
- a CDS encoding type II toxin-antitoxin system RelE/ParE family toxin — MALRRRYYPNGDSGEVREYLEALRQDSQRRKAAVKLDIDLQTLELFWPKTMNVTVRTLKGWEPLKELKRRFDKIAYRIFFCIKKNELWLLSAYEKESDDTPRNELEKAYKRMKEVLEIKP; from the coding sequence ATGGCGCTTCGTAGAAGGTATTATCCCAACGGCGATTCCGGCGAGGTTCGGGAGTATTTGGAGGCCTTGCGGCAGGATAGCCAGAGGAGAAAGGCGGCCGTTAAGCTGGATATCGACCTTCAAACGTTAGAGCTATTTTGGCCTAAAACTATGAATGTGACGGTTAGGACTCTTAAAGGGTGGGAACCTTTGAAGGAGTTGAAAAGGCGCTTTGACAAGATCGCCTATAGAATTTTTTTCTGTATTAAAAAGAACGAGCTTTGGCTTCTTTCAGCTTATGAAAAGGAGTCGGATGATACACCTAGAAACGAGCTCGAGAAGGCTTATAAGCGAATGAAGGAAGTTTTGGAGATAAAACCATGA
- a CDS encoding phosphatidylglycerophosphatase A: protein MKNPAPRTHGAAVMLAAFLASGFFLSHLLYRHTRNIRFKLGKGCGLIGSALALAAWIAMPPLGAWAAALLAAAVTLAGVAAAQGAQAYYGQEDDPRVVIDEFAGYLWSVVFLPKQAWVLIAAFIGFRLLDVFKPLGIRRLEELPGGLGCMMDDVAAGWLTALILASILFFC from the coding sequence TTGAAAAACCCGGCTCCCCGAACGCACGGCGCAGCGGTCATGCTGGCGGCTTTTTTGGCCAGCGGCTTCTTTTTAAGTCATCTGCTTTACCGGCACACCCGCAATATCCGCTTTAAACTGGGCAAGGGCTGCGGCTTAATCGGCAGCGCCTTGGCCCTGGCCGCCTGGATAGCGATGCCGCCCCTTGGCGCCTGGGCGGCCGCGCTTTTGGCTGCGGCCGTCACCCTGGCGGGCGTGGCCGCGGCTCAAGGAGCTCAAGCGTACTACGGCCAGGAAGATGACCCCCGTGTGGTCATTGATGAGTTCGCCGGGTATCTTTGGTCCGTTGTTTTCCTGCCGAAACAGGCCTGGGTTTTGATTGCGGCCTTCATCGGCTTTCGGTTGCTTGACGTGTTCAAGCCGCTGGGCATCCGGCGTCTCGAAGAGCTGCCGGGAGGCTTGGGCTGCATGATGGACGATGTCGCCGCAGGATGGCTGACGGCGCTGATCCTGGCGTCAATTTTGTTTTTTTGTTGA
- a CDS encoding copper chaperone Copz family protein has translation MPDSSETHGACCKIPTILCPCPVCGNRGRKVTALTLNNHVPSPLRKELGDDATFCLNPACEVVYCNPQGRIVKKGQTRLPVTIKDVGDDVYVCYCFEHKRSDLRRGLKEKGKTDIPYKIKQGVKEGRCDCERKNPQGACCLGNVAQAIKEIEI, from the coding sequence GTGCCTGACTCATCCGAAACACACGGAGCCTGCTGCAAGATACCGACAATCCTTTGCCCCTGCCCTGTTTGCGGTAATAGAGGACGAAAGGTAACCGCCTTGACTCTGAATAACCACGTGCCCAGCCCTTTGCGGAAGGAACTGGGCGATGATGCCACTTTTTGTCTTAACCCGGCCTGTGAGGTTGTTTACTGCAATCCTCAAGGCAGGATCGTAAAAAAAGGTCAAACCAGACTGCCTGTGACCATCAAAGATGTGGGTGACGACGTTTATGTGTGCTACTGCTTTGAGCATAAGCGGAGCGATTTGCGCCGCGGTCTTAAGGAAAAGGGCAAAACGGACATTCCTTATAAAATCAAGCAAGGCGTCAAGGAGGGCCGCTGCGACTGCGAAAGAAAGAATCCCCAAGGCGCCTGCTGCCTGGGCAACGTTGCCCAGGCCATCAAAGAAATCGAGATTTAA
- a CDS encoding helix-turn-helix domain-containing protein yields MSIKVAVTPNDILSTTEVCELLGITRQTLYSWMDQNRIKPWKRTGGGATWIFLRWDAEKLKGKKYKLEPQPNN; encoded by the coding sequence ATGTCGATAAAAGTTGCCGTAACCCCCAACGATATCTTGAGTACCACCGAGGTGTGTGAACTTTTGGGGATTACAAGACAAACCCTGTATTCTTGGATGGACCAAAATAGGATTAAACCCTGGAAGCGAACCGGCGGAGGAGCCACTTGGATTTTTTTACGTTGGGACGCAGAAAAACTAAAGGGAAAAAAATATAAGCTGGAACCACAGCCCAACAACTAA